One part of the Sesamum indicum cultivar Zhongzhi No. 13 linkage group LG14, S_indicum_v1.0, whole genome shotgun sequence genome encodes these proteins:
- the LOC110013112 gene encoding uncharacterized protein LOC110013112, with product MEYSTSIGHDATSSGVSEPEFMQLQSSDHPGMVMVSALFTGNNYFAWSRAIKRALTAKMKLDFIEGTAIRPPVNSDEFKRWNRIDSMVTTWVLNCMTKELAESFMYVGSSRELWIELEARYGERCTCNVNKAVDDLNASNHLMQFLVGLNPIYEQARSQILLLEPLPTVTKAYSMLLRMEKQMQVNISNVDNGAAFQARGQNYRKKNFADKKTMVCDHCQKAGHTRDSCFKLLGVPDWYRDMTEQRKKAGGRGKGFIAQMTDEASLTMDESKHSNLADLVRMEMKKYMKEEIPLDPLKINYAQLDNFAGSSAISASDLSSSWIIDSGATHHICADFKLFHSYTKLTNPMIIHLPNGHSQSVSHIGSLHLCSEIELTQVLHIPSFSDQKTNRVLATAHLIRNLYILESVSVPTKPASLTCTPYSCIADLNQSDLWHQRLGHLSHNSIKHIGA from the exons CCACTTCAAGTGGCGTTTCAGAACCTGAGTTTATGCAACTGCAATCGTCTGACCATCCGGGAATGGTGATGGTATCAGCATTATTCACCGGGAACAACTACTTCGCTTGGAGTAGGGCTATTAAGAGAGCCCTTACAGCGAAAATGAAGCTCGATTTCATCGAAGGGACTGCTATACGACCTCCAGTTAACAGTGATGAGTTCAAACGTTGGAATCGCATTGATTCCATGGTCACTACCTGGGTTCTAAACTGCATGACAAAGGAATTGGCGGAGTCTTTCATGTACGTGGGATCTTCACGTGAACTTTGGATTGAGCTAGAAGCGCGGTATGGAGAAA GATGCACCTGTAACGTTAACAAAGCAGTGGACGACTTGAATGCCTCTAATCATTTGATGCAATTTCTGGTTGggttaaatccaatttatgaGCAAGCTCGCAGTCAGATTTTACTTCTGGAACCATTACCTACAGTGACTAAAGCATACTCTATGTTGCTCAGAATGGAGAAGCAGATGCAAGTTAACATAAGTAATGTGGACAATGGTGCTGCATTCCAAGCTAGGGGGCAGaattatagaaagaaaaactttGCTGATAAGAAAACCATGGTGTGCGATCATTGCCAGAAGGCAGGGCATACAAGGGACTCATGTTTTAAACTGCTTGGAGTACCAGATTGGTACAGAGACATGACTGAACAGAGAAAGAAAGCTGGAGGAAGGGGGAAAGGTTTCATTGCTCAAATGACTGATGAGGCTAGTTTGACGATGGATGAAAGCAAGCACTCTAACCTGGCTGACTTAGTGCGTATGGAGATGAAGAAGTATATGAAGGAGGAAATACCACTTGATCCTTTAAAGATCAACTATGCACAACTCGACAATTTTGCAGGTAGTAGTGCAATTTCTGCCTCTGATCTTTCTAGTTCTTGGATAATAGATAGTGGTGCAACACATCACATATGTGCAGATTTCAAACTGTTCCATTCTTACACTAAACTCACTAATCCAATGATCATACACCTGCCTAATGGACACTCACAATCAGTTTCACACATTGGCTCATTGCATCTTTGTTCCGAAATCGAATTGACCCAAGTCCTTCATATTCCTTCATTCTCA GACCAGAAGACTAATAGAGTTCTCGCTACGGCACACTTGATTAGAAACCTTTACATTTTAGAATCAGTTTCTGTACCTACAAAACCTGCGTCTCTTACCTGTACTCCTTACTCTTGCATTGCTGATTTGAATCAATCTGACCTTTGGCATCAGAGACTTGGACATTTGTCCCATAATTCCATAAAGCATATTG GAGCCTAG